One stretch of Cyanobacteria bacterium GSL.Bin1 DNA includes these proteins:
- a CDS encoding 4Fe-4S dicluster domain-containing protein, producing the protein MPYTIVTNTCEGVADCVEACPVACIHEGPGKNEKGTDWYWIDFDTCIDCGICLQVCPVEGAIVPEERPDLQNTPQ; encoded by the coding sequence GTGCCGTACACGATTGTTACAAATACTTGTGAAGGCGTGGCTGATTGTGTAGAGGCTTGTCCGGTTGCCTGCATCCACGAAGGACCTGGCAAAAATGAGAAAGGAACCGATTGGTATTGGATTGATTTTGATACCTGTATCGACTGTGGCATTTGTTTACAGGTTTGTCCAGTAGAAGGGGCAATTGTTCCTGAAGAACGTCCCGATTTACAGAATACGCCACAATAG
- a CDS encoding methylmalonic aciduria and homocystinuria type D protein translates to MVNPSIQLPKISPVLTLFAAPEAALEVYICQPTPFVQDNLEKMLPDWTLPTAWVIIILQKAQFSLCARSNIVEQEKQRLRERFMRFGVEVAFDLKEQGTLADLIDPRSGQPLLSHPGVLNHDDVKVVSTLLGFHTDPGDCTCIIHPQWGDAVYPSVMLSSADPKTIKAVLETAADRFHWQVSHSPES, encoded by the coding sequence ATGGTTAATCCCTCAATTCAACTGCCAAAAATTTCTCCCGTCCTCACCTTGTTTGCTGCACCGGAAGCCGCCTTGGAAGTCTATATTTGTCAACCGACTCCTTTCGTGCAAGATAACTTAGAAAAAATGTTGCCGGATTGGACACTTCCCACCGCTTGGGTGATCATTATTTTGCAGAAGGCACAGTTTTCCTTATGCGCTCGCTCAAATATTGTAGAGCAAGAAAAACAACGATTGCGAGAACGATTCATGCGCTTTGGGGTAGAAGTTGCCTTCGACTTAAAAGAACAGGGCACTCTTGCTGATCTGATTGATCCGCGAAGTGGACAACCCTTACTCTCTCATCCCGGTGTTCTCAATCATGATGATGTGAAAGTAGTGTCCACCTTACTCGGTTTTCACACCGATCCTGGCGATTGCACTTGCATCATTCATCCCCAGTGGGGTGATGCAGTTTATCCGAGCGTCATGTTATCCTCTGCCGATCCCAAAACAATTAAAGCGGTACTAGAAACAGCAGCGGATCGGTTTCACTGGCAAGTGAGCCATTCTCCGGAATCGTAG
- a CDS encoding AAA family ATPase, translating to MMKKTNANLLQGLNLYLIGMMGVGKTAVGQAIAQQLTYRFFDTDQLITQVQGEAITEIFAKEGEAYFRELETKILQELSTYTRSVIATGGGIILKQNNWSFLQQGLVVWLDADVDLIMERLAEDKSRPLLQTANPRQTLENLLGNRRDRYAQADLQIKIEAEQSPSAVASEILTQIPSVIKDKSD from the coding sequence ATGATGAAGAAAACAAACGCTAATTTATTACAAGGCTTAAATCTTTATCTGATTGGAATGATGGGGGTGGGAAAAACTGCTGTTGGTCAAGCGATTGCTCAACAATTGACCTATCGTTTTTTCGATACTGATCAGTTGATTACCCAAGTTCAAGGGGAAGCCATCACTGAAATTTTTGCGAAAGAGGGGGAAGCTTATTTTCGGGAGTTAGAAACAAAGATTTTACAAGAATTATCAACCTATACTCGTAGCGTCATTGCTACCGGTGGGGGAATTATTCTGAAGCAAAATAATTGGAGTTTTTTACAACAAGGTTTAGTAGTGTGGTTAGATGCAGACGTTGATTTGATTATGGAACGTCTCGCAGAAGATAAGAGTCGTCCTCTCTTACAAACGGCAAATCCCAGACAAACCTTAGAAAATTTATTGGGAAACCGTCGCGATCGCTATGCCCAAGCTGATTTACAAATTAAAATCGAAGCCGAACAGTCGCCGAGTGCCGTTGCCTCGGAAATTTTGACACAAATTCCATCTGTCATCAAAGACAAATCTGATTAA
- a CDS encoding c-type cytochrome, with the protein MTNQVAKPVTELVKRLTIIIICALLLVGLSVLGVYLYQVSDPYIQEVLAAPSDPERGEAIFQINCAGCHGAKADGNVGPSLHNISERKSKLYIIQQVISGDTPPMPKFQPKPQDMSDLLGYLETL; encoded by the coding sequence GTGACAAATCAAGTAGCGAAACCAGTCACAGAACTGGTGAAGCGGTTGACAATTATAATAATTTGTGCTTTGCTCCTCGTCGGTCTTAGCGTACTTGGAGTTTATCTGTATCAGGTATCTGATCCTTACATACAGGAAGTTCTCGCTGCCCCTAGTGATCCCGAACGAGGAGAGGCAATTTTTCAAATTAATTGTGCCGGTTGTCATGGTGCGAAAGCAGATGGCAATGTTGGCCCCAGCCTACATAATATTTCAGAACGTAAATCGAAGTTATATATAATTCAACAAGTGATCAGTGGCGATACGCCACCCATGCCCAAATTCCAACCCAAACCTCAAGATATGTCTGATTTATTGGGGTATTTGGAAACACTGTAA
- a CDS encoding ATP-binding cassette domain-containing protein has translation MKQPSSYLQLFPYIRPQAVTIGQALACTVIFVGIWPLLAWLAGLISTAVGEGNVSRSAQLAGITAVLFLVQKVAQYGQDLLMAKVALAVAYDVRTAVYGHLQTLSIDYFETTRTGDLSYRLTEDIDRVGEVVNNIFHQFIPSVLQLVAVLGYVIYLNWQLTLALLVVAPLIAILISGFGEKVQTLSRRSQNRVSDLSSMLTEVFTGMRLVKAFAAEDYTLDKFCTEAAHNRNARYAAERLKAIQFPIVGFLEALAVLLLFLLGGWQIAQGNLTTSEFISYGAGVLMLIDPISITTTNYNEFKQGEASVARVFELMAIQPRVREEKGAIALPPVQGEIAYRQVAFAYPESHDWVLKDLNFTVQPGEMLALVGASGAGKSSLVNLLPRFYDPQQGEILIDGTNIRHVTLNSLRRQIGIVPQETILFSGTIAENIAFGQPETSIEAVKEAAKVANAHQFISQLAQGYYTYVGERGMNLSGGQRQRIAIARAVLLDPKILILDEATSALDSESEALVQEALDRLLKERTVFIIAHRLATVRGADRIFVLEQGQIIEVGTHEQLLAQKARYAQFYAQQFQ, from the coding sequence TTGAAACAACCTTCTTCCTATTTACAACTTTTCCCCTATATTCGTCCCCAAGCCGTAACCATTGGCCAAGCCTTAGCTTGCACTGTCATTTTTGTGGGCATTTGGCCCCTGCTTGCTTGGTTAGCGGGACTAATTTCAACCGCAGTGGGAGAAGGGAATGTCAGTCGGAGTGCTCAACTAGCAGGGATTACTGCTGTTTTGTTCCTGGTGCAAAAAGTGGCTCAGTATGGTCAGGATCTCCTCATGGCAAAAGTTGCACTGGCTGTGGCGTATGATGTCAGAACGGCGGTGTATGGACACTTGCAAACCCTCAGTATCGACTATTTTGAAACCACACGCACAGGAGACTTATCCTATCGCCTCACCGAAGATATTGATCGGGTAGGGGAAGTGGTGAATAATATCTTCCATCAATTTATTCCCAGTGTCCTGCAACTGGTTGCTGTTTTGGGTTATGTAATTTATTTGAATTGGCAACTGACGCTGGCGTTACTGGTGGTTGCACCGCTTATTGCGATTCTGATTAGCGGGTTTGGGGAAAAAGTGCAAACCCTCTCTCGCCGCAGCCAAAACCGGGTGTCTGACCTTTCTTCGATGCTGACAGAGGTATTTACAGGAATGCGATTGGTGAAAGCCTTTGCAGCAGAAGATTATACCTTAGATAAATTTTGCACCGAAGCAGCACATAATCGCAATGCTCGCTATGCCGCAGAACGCCTAAAAGCGATACAATTCCCAATTGTGGGGTTTTTAGAAGCCCTCGCCGTGTTACTTCTTTTCCTGTTGGGAGGATGGCAAATTGCGCAAGGGAATCTCACCACCAGTGAGTTTATCAGCTATGGGGCAGGCGTTTTGATGTTAATTGATCCCATTTCCATTACCACCACAAATTATAATGAGTTTAAGCAAGGGGAAGCCTCTGTCGCCCGAGTTTTTGAGTTGATGGCGATTCAACCTCGTGTGAGAGAAGAAAAAGGCGCGATCGCGCTGCCCCCGGTCCAAGGAGAAATTGCATATCGTCAGGTTGCTTTTGCTTATCCCGAAAGTCACGATTGGGTATTAAAAGACCTCAACTTTACTGTACAACCGGGAGAAATGTTAGCCCTAGTCGGCGCTTCCGGGGCGGGAAAAAGCAGTTTAGTCAATTTACTTCCTCGCTTCTACGATCCTCAGCAAGGGGAAATCTTAATTGATGGCACCAACATTCGCCACGTCACCCTCAATAGTTTACGACGTCAAATTGGTATTGTCCCCCAAGAGACGATTTTATTCTCAGGGACCATCGCTGAAAATATTGCCTTTGGCCAACCAGAAACTAGCATAGAGGCGGTAAAAGAAGCTGCCAAAGTTGCCAATGCTCATCAGTTTATTTCGCAATTAGCCCAGGGCTATTACACCTATGTCGGGGAACGAGGAATGAATCTTTCCGGGGGACAACGTCAACGGATCGCGATCGCGCGAGCAGTATTACTCGATCCGAAAATTCTTATTCTAGATGAAGCCACCTCCGCCCTCGATTCCGAATCAGAAGCCTTAGTTCAAGAAGCGCTCGATCGACTCCTCAAAGAGCGTACCGTTTTCATTATTGCCCACCGTTTAGCCACCGTTCGTGGGGCCGATCGGATTTTTGTCTTAGAACAAGGTCAAATTATTGAAGTGGGAACCCATGAACAACTCCTTGCCCAGAAAGCCCGCTATGCTCAATTTTACGCTCAACAGTTTCAGTAA
- a CDS encoding 3'(2'),5'-bisphosphate nucleotidase, protein MAYEKEVAVGIEAALSAAKLCQAVRGNMPDHIEKEDRSPVTIADFGSQAIICQALAQTFPSDPVVGEEDATALRSPEMAEQLAQVTDYVKQQVPNTSTDDVAEWIDHGNGEPSERFWTLDPIDGTKGFLRGDQYAIALALLEEGEVKVGILACPALALDLAAPLDQEGLLFVAVRGEGTRVRPLSEENWNTISVTSPNDEEHLRFVESVEAAHGDQSLQNAIAQKAGIKSQSLPIDSQAKYGAVASGSAALYLRLPSPKKPDYRENIWDHAAGTIVVEEAGGRTSDMYGKPLDFSVGTKLFQNRGIVVSNGSLHEAVLAALSEG, encoded by the coding sequence ATGGCTTACGAAAAAGAAGTCGCAGTTGGAATTGAAGCAGCCTTGAGTGCTGCAAAATTATGTCAAGCGGTCCGCGGCAATATGCCGGATCACATTGAAAAAGAAGACCGCTCTCCGGTTACGATTGCTGATTTTGGTTCCCAAGCCATTATTTGTCAAGCCTTAGCCCAAACCTTCCCCAGCGATCCGGTGGTGGGAGAAGAAGATGCAACAGCCCTGCGTTCCCCAGAAATGGCAGAACAGTTGGCGCAAGTCACGGACTATGTTAAGCAACAAGTTCCCAATACGAGTACCGATGATGTGGCAGAGTGGATTGATCATGGCAATGGTGAACCTAGTGAACGGTTTTGGACCCTCGATCCAATTGATGGGACAAAAGGCTTTCTCCGGGGCGATCAGTACGCGATCGCGCTCGCTCTTTTAGAAGAAGGAGAAGTCAAAGTGGGGATCCTCGCCTGTCCTGCCCTTGCCCTGGATCTCGCTGCCCCCTTGGATCAAGAAGGACTACTCTTTGTTGCCGTTCGCGGAGAAGGAACGCGGGTCCGTCCTTTAAGTGAAGAAAACTGGAATACCATCAGTGTCACTTCTCCCAATGATGAAGAACATCTCCGCTTTGTCGAGAGTGTTGAAGCCGCCCATGGCGATCAAAGTCTACAAAACGCGATCGCGCAAAAAGCAGGAATTAAAAGCCAATCTTTGCCCATTGACAGCCAAGCCAAATATGGTGCCGTTGCCTCTGGTTCTGCTGCCCTATATCTGCGGCTTCCCTCCCCGAAAAAGCCAGATTATCGGGAAAATATTTGGGATCATGCGGCGGGAACGATTGTTGTGGAAGAAGCAGGGGGACGCACTAGCGATATGTATGGCAAACCCCTTGACTTTTCGGTGGGAACGAAACTCTTCCAGAATCGAGGAATTGTCGTCAGTAATGGTTCTCTCCATGAGGCAGTATTAGCCGCGTTGAGTGAGGGCTAA
- the lepB gene encoding signal peptidase I: MEKSESIWQQVWENLKAIAIALIVAFLIRLFIAEPRYIPSDSMFPTLEVGDRIVVEKVSYYFSSPEYRDIIVFNPPELLQNFGYEADQAFIKRVIGESTETIAVRNGNVYINGDEIKEPYIKEPPNYQISPITVPENKLFVLGDNRNNSNDSHVWGFLPEKKVIGRAVFRFWPPDRIGLISGN; the protein is encoded by the coding sequence GTGGAAAAATCTGAATCAATTTGGCAACAAGTTTGGGAAAACCTAAAAGCAATCGCGATCGCGCTCATTGTAGCCTTTTTAATCCGACTTTTTATTGCTGAACCCCGTTATATTCCCTCAGACTCGATGTTTCCGACCCTTGAAGTCGGGGATCGAATTGTGGTGGAAAAAGTCTCTTATTATTTCTCCTCTCCCGAGTACCGAGATATCATTGTTTTTAATCCGCCGGAATTATTACAAAATTTTGGCTACGAGGCGGATCAAGCCTTTATTAAAAGAGTGATTGGTGAGTCAACAGAAACCATTGCCGTCAGAAATGGCAACGTTTACATTAATGGCGATGAAATTAAAGAACCCTACATCAAAGAACCGCCCAATTATCAAATTTCTCCGATTACCGTTCCGGAAAATAAACTCTTTGTTTTAGGAGATAATCGTAACAACAGTAATGATTCTCATGTTTGGGGGTTTTTGCCAGAAAAAAAAGTCATTGGTCGCGCTGTGTTTCGTTTTTGGCCACCGGATCGCATTGGTCTCATCAGTGGAAATTAA
- a CDS encoding dihydroorotase, protein MDSGDHNSALIQLLQQVRLLDPASKTEQIADVLIENHQIREIASEIPDYPSQTQVRDADGLILAPGLVDLYSHSGEPGNEDRETLASLGKAALAGGFTQVGILPHTQPPLDHPGQIEWLHRLTPSDAPQFELWGSLTLAGKGEQMTELGELAQAGIIGFSDEVSLCNLGLLRRILEYLQPLGKPVALAVRDRALSNNGVMREGKLSLQTGLPGDPAISETATLAAILELIAATETPVHLMRISTARSVELIAAAKARGVPITASTTWMHLLLNTAAVTSYDPSLNLSPPLGDRADQMALIEGVKTGVIDAIAVDHTPYTYEEKTVAFAEAPPGAIGLELVLPLLWQNFVESGEWTALDLWQALSLAPRSCFKQPPLRCAVGEPTAAILFDPKRAWTVCKSNLKSLSANTPWLGKQITGQVVATFFSHAK, encoded by the coding sequence ATGGACAGCGGAGATCACAATTCAGCGTTAATACAACTGTTACAACAAGTGCGTCTTTTAGATCCAGCCTCGAAAACTGAACAAATTGCCGATGTACTCATCGAAAATCATCAGATTCGAGAGATCGCTTCTGAAATTCCTGATTACCCTTCACAAACCCAGGTTAGGGATGCTGACGGTTTAATTTTAGCCCCAGGGTTAGTAGATCTCTACAGTCACAGTGGTGAACCGGGAAATGAGGACCGAGAAACCCTTGCTTCTCTGGGAAAGGCAGCATTAGCGGGAGGTTTTACTCAGGTTGGCATTCTTCCCCATACTCAACCCCCACTCGATCACCCAGGTCAGATTGAGTGGTTACATCGTTTAACCCCGTCAGATGCCCCTCAATTTGAGCTGTGGGGTAGTTTAACCTTAGCAGGAAAAGGAGAACAAATGACGGAGTTGGGTGAATTAGCCCAAGCCGGCATTATTGGCTTTAGTGATGAGGTGTCTCTGTGTAATTTAGGCTTATTACGGCGGATCTTAGAGTATTTGCAACCTTTAGGGAAACCGGTTGCCCTAGCGGTGCGCGATCGCGCTCTCAGTAATAATGGAGTCATGCGGGAAGGGAAACTTTCTTTGCAAACCGGTTTACCCGGCGATCCCGCGATCTCCGAAACCGCTACCCTTGCTGCAATTTTAGAACTAATCGCTGCTACTGAAACCCCCGTTCATCTGATGCGGATTTCTACAGCCCGCAGTGTCGAGCTAATTGCAGCAGCAAAAGCCAGAGGCGTTCCCATTACAGCAAGTACAACGTGGATGCACTTACTCTTAAATACGGCTGCTGTGACCAGTTATGACCCGAGTTTAAATCTCAGTCCTCCTCTGGGCGATCGCGCGGATCAAATGGCGTTAATTGAGGGGGTAAAAACGGGCGTGATTGATGCCATCGCTGTGGATCATACCCCCTATACCTATGAAGAAAAAACCGTTGCCTTTGCCGAAGCCCCCCCGGGTGCGATTGGGCTAGAGTTAGTGCTGCCCTTGTTATGGCAAAATTTTGTCGAAAGTGGAGAATGGACTGCCTTAGACTTATGGCAAGCGTTGAGTCTTGCACCGCGATCCTGTTTTAAGCAACCCCCACTGCGTTGTGCTGTCGGAGAACCCACAGCAGCGATTTTATTTGATCCCAAAAGGGCTTGGACAGTCTGCAAAAGTAATTTAAAATCGCTGAGTGCGAATACCCCTTGGCTTGGTAAACAAATTACCGGTCAAGTTGTCGCAACCTTTTTTAGTCACGCAAAGTAA
- the cynS gene encoding cyanase, whose translation MKEFPEITSKLLAAKKEKGMTFADLEKAVGRDEVWIASVIYRQASADDEEAKKILSALGLGTELAEKLTEPPLKGSLDPQIPTDPLIYRLYEIMQVYGMPVKSVVHEKFGDGIMSAIDFTFNVEKVEDPKGDRVQMIMEGKFLPYKKW comes from the coding sequence ATGAAAGAGTTTCCCGAAATCACTAGCAAGTTATTGGCAGCGAAAAAAGAAAAGGGGATGACGTTTGCTGATCTTGAAAAAGCGGTTGGGCGCGATGAGGTGTGGATTGCTTCTGTTATTTATCGTCAGGCCAGTGCCGATGATGAAGAAGCAAAAAAAATTCTTTCTGCTTTAGGATTAGGTACTGAATTAGCAGAGAAATTGACGGAACCTCCCTTAAAAGGATCTTTAGACCCTCAAATTCCAACCGATCCCTTAATTTATCGGTTGTATGAAATTATGCAAGTTTATGGAATGCCGGTCAAAAGTGTTGTTCATGAGAAATTTGGCGATGGCATTATGAGCGCGATCGATTTTACTTTCAACGTCGAAAAAGTAGAAGATCCCAAAGGTGATCGCGTGCAAATGATTATGGAAGGGAAATTTTTACCTTATAAAAAGTGGTAA